The sequence below is a genomic window from Thermoproteota archaeon.
TTAATTTTGGATTAACTATTGCATCTAATGCATTTCCTATGAATACAAATGCAAGACCTGTAATTGCAATCATTATCCCCGGTGGCATTATCCACCACCAAAGTCCTCTTGCAGCAGCACCAAATGTGTTTGCGTCATGAAGAATCTGACCCCATGTTGGAAAACTAGGGTCTCCCAACCCCAAAAAACTCAGACCTGCTTCAGTAGTTATCGCAGCTGGAACAGAAATTGCAATGCTTGCAAAGGCGTATGGTAGCAACTGGGGTAAGATGTGTTTTAGAATGATCTTTGAGTTTTTTTGACCCATCATCTTTGCTGCTTCGACATATCCTTTTGTCTTAATTTGTAGTGCCATACTTCTTGAAACTTTGGCGACTCCTACCCATCCAAAGATCATCAAAAAGCCAATCATCAAAAATATGCTGTTGCTAATCGTTACTGCCAGTATGATTAGGAATGGAAGAGCAGGCAGTGCATATATGATATCATTAAATCTCATCATTGATTCATCAACAAACTTTCCTTTGTAGCCTGCATAGATTCCATATAGTAATCCCATGATGACAGAGCCTATTGCAACTACAATTCCAATAAACAATGCAAGGGGAGTTCCCCAAAGTAGGCCTATTGCCAGGTCACGTCTTAGCTCATCAGTGCCCATAATTCCAAATGCCTTTCCTCCTATGATCAAACTAGAACTTTGAATTTTGCTTTCAGAATTGACAGAAAACATCTTTACCACAAATACGTAATCTCCCTTTAGAATTTCATGAT
It includes:
- a CDS encoding ABC transporter permease — protein: MSNVTTNEIRHELLHSKLGISGIGILAILVLISVIAIIAIPLDTFKEWNNPSSWLTYPKTSVPAWVNSFQAEKIPEHRILQETSSENQIAGDLYVYTEQFKFNYSFDDYPNDFIYEFTADYVGSPLIDIIVVRPDGLSLDLISTSLPNAESSVIHNERIFSTDEVVKKNLLLQSHKFNFDSTKLSAEDIVFSNQMNHEILKGDYVFVVKMFSVNSESKIQSSSLIIGGKAFGIMGTDELRRDLAIGLLWGTPLALFIGIVVAIGSVIMGLLYGIYAGYKGKFVDESMMRFNDIIYALPALPFLIILAVTISNSIFLMIGFLMIFGWVGVAKVSRSMALQIKTKGYVEAAKMMGQKNSKIILKHILPQLLPYAFASIAISVPAAITTEAGLSFLGLGDPSFPTWGQILHDANTFGAAARGLWWWIMPPGIMIAITGLAFVFIGNALDAIVNPKLKKQ